A window of Pyrobaculum aerophilum str. IM2 contains these coding sequences:
- a CDS encoding CPBP family glutamic-type intramembrane protease: protein MILFFLTAFGLGWLFQLLAVYSPFWLAATMWTPALGALLELKREGRLKPRPLGGDWRGLKTLYKATVPAAFWVALSCLMSFFFVGPNPYTPPTVRVYFLVPVEAPGWVVYAALPLALAAPFINALIVTFGEEFGWRGYLLPKLARRMGWIWASAVVGVVWGVWHTPAILVVGHNYGRP from the coding sequence ATGATTTTGTTCTTCCTGACGGCGTTTGGGCTTGGGTGGCTCTTCCAGTTGTTAGCTGTTTACAGCCCCTTCTGGCTCGCCGCAACTATGTGGACGCCGGCGCTGGGAGCCTTGCTTGAGCTGAAGAGGGAGGGTAGGCTTAAGCCTAGGCCGCTCGGCGGGGACTGGCGGGGCTTAAAAACACTTTACAAAGCTACAGTCCCGGCGGCGTTTTGGGTGGCGTTGTCGTGTCTAATGTCGTTTTTCTTCGTGGGCCCTAATCCCTATACTCCCCCGACGGTCCGCGTGTATTTTCTCGTGCCAGTGGAAGCCCCCGGCTGGGTTGTATACGCCGCGCTCCCCCTAGCTCTGGCGGCCCCTTTCATAAACGCCCTTATTGTCACCTTCGGCGAGGAGTTCGGCTGGCGCGGTTATCTCCTCCCAAAGCTGGCTAGGAGAATGGGCTGGATCTGGGCCTCCGCGGTCGTTGGCGTCGTGTGGGGCGTGTGGCACACGCCGGCAATTCTCGTCGTTGGTCACAATTACGGGCGGCCGTAG